The window ATCACTTGTGCCAACTACAATTGAATTCTCTTCCATAGAATTTGAAGACTCTCCAAGACCAACTTCTAAGTTCTTTAGAAAATTCCTCAAAGTTGGAGTTACACTATTTCCATTATTTACATTAAAAGTCTCATTCTTTGATccatcaagaaaagaaaaggttttcATCTCTTGCATTGGTGTCCATGCAGAAGTAGAAGTAGGACAAAAATTAAAAGGAGGTGTGATCCATGAATAACTTGGCCTCGGCTTGTGAATCATAGATTCCATGTTAATTCCAAGTGGTCTATTATATGGTTTAAATCTAAATCCATTATAATGACTTGTAGAAAGACTAGGATAATTGTTGTGGTGAGGCAAAGGATGATGAAGAGTCTCGAAATCGTTGTTTATCTCTCCGACATGTTTTGCGAACGCACGCTCTTTTTTATGAGCGTTTTGGTGCCCTCCTAAAGCTTGccaagatgaaaattgatttttacAAATTTTGCATGAGAATTTATTCAACGACTTTTTTCCAGTATCGTCTACTTTCTTAGACTTAGTATTAATCAAACTTGATGAAGACGAACCTTCCACCATATTCGTTGTAGGGTTGATAAAATCATGTTCTTGTAACTTCGACCCGCGAAAAGAAGCATCCTTGGAGAGCTTGAAAGTTGAGGTTTTGGAGTTTGTAGGTCGAGGTTTTACAATATTCTTCTCCTTCATTAATATTGCCATTGTGTTGTTGATGGAGTTCTCTTCTGAAGTGGAAGAGGATTGATTAGATGCTGCAGCCATTTGTGTTGGAATGATTGATGAAAAGAGGTGCGTGAGGG is drawn from Vicia villosa cultivar HV-30 ecotype Madison, WI unplaced genomic scaffold, Vvil1.0 ctg.000044F_1_1, whole genome shotgun sequence and contains these coding sequences:
- the LOC131622763 gene encoding zinc finger protein GIS-like; this translates as MAAASNQSSSTSEENSINNTMAILMKEKNIVKPRPTNSKTSTFKLSKDASFRGSKLQEHDFINPTTNMVEGSSSSSLINTKSKKVDDTGKKSLNKFSCKICKNQFSSWQALGGHQNAHKKERAFAKHVGEINNDFETLHHPLPHHNNYPSLSTSHYNGFRFKPYNRPLGINMESMIHKPRPSYSWITPPFNFCPTSTSAWTPMQEMKTFSFLDGSKNETFNVNNGNSVTPTLRNFLKNLEVGLGESSNSMEENSIVVGTSDCDNHCTNLEETSESVELDLSLKL